The following are from one region of the Actinoplanes sp. L3-i22 genome:
- a CDS encoding metallophosphoesterase has product MRILHLSDTHLTREPGPAHETLRQLLRDCADIPDVDVVVVTGDVADDGSPEAYRAAREIIGRPAIFAAGNHDDRAAFAAVLGSGHENPVSELRSAGGERAAVSVIGGYRIITLDSVVPGRSYGRISRTQLSWLDDVLIGPSVLAFHHPPVAVPGMLAQAAMGLRDPGELAETIAGREVRLMLCGHFHSQAYGVLANTPVWVTPGVASRVDLTAPPDTVRYVTGASASVIDVDGPTIHTVHARDPEAGRLIGQVGPERLAEVIATQQT; this is encoded by the coding sequence ATGCGGATCCTGCACCTGTCGGACACCCACCTGACCCGCGAGCCGGGCCCGGCCCACGAGACGCTGCGGCAGCTGCTGCGGGACTGCGCCGACATCCCGGACGTCGACGTGGTCGTGGTGACCGGCGACGTCGCGGACGACGGTTCGCCGGAGGCCTACCGGGCGGCCCGGGAGATCATCGGCCGGCCGGCGATCTTCGCGGCCGGCAACCACGACGACCGGGCCGCGTTCGCCGCGGTCCTGGGCAGCGGGCACGAGAACCCGGTGAGCGAGCTGCGCTCGGCCGGCGGGGAGCGGGCGGCGGTCAGCGTGATCGGCGGCTACCGGATCATCACGCTGGACTCCGTGGTGCCGGGCCGGTCCTACGGGCGGATCAGCCGTACCCAATTGTCCTGGCTCGATGATGTTCTGATCGGACCGAGCGTGCTGGCCTTTCACCATCCGCCGGTCGCCGTCCCCGGGATGCTCGCGCAGGCCGCGATGGGCCTGCGCGACCCCGGGGAACTGGCGGAGACCATCGCCGGGCGCGAGGTCCGCCTCATGCTGTGCGGCCATTTCCATTCCCAGGCGTACGGCGTTCTCGCGAACACCCCCGTCTGGGTCACGCCCGGCGTCGCCAGCCGGGTCGACCTCACCGCTCCCCCGGACACGGTCCGCTACGTGACCGGCGCCTCGGCGAGCGTGATCGACGTGGACGGCCCGACCATCCACACGGTCCACGCCCGCGACCCGGAGGCGGGCCGGCTGATCGGCCAGGTCGGCCCGGAGCGCCTCGCCGAGGTCATCGCCACGCAGCAGACCTAG
- a CDS encoding IS630 family transposase, whose protein sequence is MAEPVRARRLTQDEGRKLQQLVRRGKHDSVRVRRALIIMASASGTPVSAIASLIAGHEDTVRDVIHSFNEIGLRALDPQWAGGRPRRISDDDEAFIVATATARPSTLGRPFTCWSLRKLADYLATGAARPIMIGRERLRQILRRNEVSWQRTRTWKESKDPDFDAKLDRIEEVTTRFPTRCFAFDQFGPLSIRPHHGRGWARQSHPDRLPATYHRTHGIRYFHGCYSLGDDQLWGVNRRRKGADHTLSALKTIRRTRPDGAPIYVILDNLSANKTPTIRAWAVRNKVELCLTPTSASWANPIEAQFGPLRMFTMANSDHPNHTVLARKLQKYLRWRNANARHPDVLTAQRRERARIRSERQQRWGRPRTKAA, encoded by the coding sequence TTGGCCGAGCCGGTCAGGGCACGGCGGTTGACGCAGGATGAGGGCCGCAAGCTGCAACAACTTGTCCGTAGGGGCAAGCACGATTCGGTCCGGGTACGCCGGGCGTTGATCATCATGGCGTCGGCGTCCGGGACGCCGGTTTCGGCAATCGCGAGCCTGATCGCCGGGCATGAGGACACCGTCCGGGACGTGATCCACTCGTTCAACGAGATCGGTCTTCGTGCGTTGGACCCTCAGTGGGCGGGAGGCCGTCCCCGCCGGATCAGTGACGACGATGAGGCATTCATCGTCGCGACGGCCACGGCCCGCCCGAGCACGCTCGGGCGGCCCTTCACCTGCTGGAGCCTGCGTAAACTCGCCGACTACCTGGCTACCGGCGCCGCCCGGCCGATCATGATCGGCCGGGAACGGCTGCGGCAGATCCTGCGCCGTAACGAGGTCAGCTGGCAGCGGACCCGCACCTGGAAGGAATCGAAGGACCCGGACTTCGACGCGAAACTCGACCGGATCGAGGAAGTCACCACCCGATTTCCCACCCGGTGTTTCGCGTTCGACCAGTTCGGGCCGCTCTCGATTCGTCCGCACCACGGCCGCGGCTGGGCACGACAATCGCATCCGGACCGACTGCCGGCGACCTACCACCGCACGCACGGCATCCGCTACTTCCACGGCTGTTACAGCCTCGGCGACGACCAGCTCTGGGGCGTGAACCGGCGTCGCAAAGGCGCAGATCACACCCTGTCCGCACTGAAAACGATCCGCAGGACGCGGCCGGACGGCGCCCCGATCTACGTCATCCTGGACAACCTGTCGGCGAACAAGACGCCGACGATCCGGGCCTGGGCGGTCCGGAACAAGGTCGAGTTGTGTCTCACGCCGACCAGTGCGTCCTGGGCGAACCCGATCGAGGCACAGTTCGGGCCCTTGCGCATGTTCACCATGGCGAACTCGGACCACCCGAACCACACCGTCTTGGCCCGCAAGCTGCAGAAATACTTGCGATGGCGTAACGCCAACGCCCGCCACCCCGACGTCCTGACCGCACAACGCCGTGAACGAGCCCGGATCCGCAGCGAACGACAACAACGCTGGGGCCGACCCCGAACGAAGGCCGCCTGA
- a CDS encoding alpha/beta fold hydrolase — MGFRSGAAEGVPVVLVPGSTGNALTWYRYVETLGREHPVIALDPIGEPGEASQTRPIRDAGDVAAALEETLAGLGVERAHLVGMSYGGWAVLRHELAFPGRAASLTLLDPGGFGRLGAKFWIWLAAGAIAGLAPGPLRRRLSPLVRNAVLRDENLIRLLPLAMRFRRRLPLPDTVTDAELAALTVPTLMMLGEHSALYSSIEVAARVRRVLPAARVEIVPGASHDLPAHSPDLVAERISGFIR, encoded by the coding sequence GTGGGTTTCCGCAGTGGCGCGGCCGAGGGTGTGCCGGTCGTGCTCGTGCCGGGCTCCACCGGCAACGCCCTGACCTGGTATCGGTATGTCGAGACCCTCGGCCGCGAGCATCCGGTCATCGCGCTCGACCCGATCGGCGAGCCGGGTGAGGCGTCCCAGACCCGGCCGATCCGGGACGCCGGCGACGTCGCCGCGGCGCTCGAGGAGACCCTCGCCGGGCTCGGCGTGGAACGGGCCCACCTGGTCGGGATGTCCTATGGCGGCTGGGCGGTGCTGCGGCATGAGCTGGCCTTTCCCGGCCGCGCGGCGAGCCTGACGCTGCTCGATCCGGGCGGCTTCGGCCGCCTCGGCGCCAAGTTCTGGATCTGGCTGGCGGCCGGCGCGATCGCCGGGCTCGCTCCCGGTCCGCTGCGGCGCCGGCTTTCCCCTTTGGTACGCAACGCCGTGCTCCGTGACGAGAATCTGATCCGCCTCCTGCCGCTGGCCATGCGGTTCCGCCGGCGCCTGCCGCTGCCGGACACGGTGACCGACGCCGAGCTGGCCGCCCTGACCGTGCCCACGCTGATGATGCTCGGCGAGCACAGCGCGCTCTACTCGTCCATCGAGGTCGCCGCGCGGGTCCGCCGGGTGCTGCCGGCCGCGCGGGTCGAGATCGTGCCCGGCGCGTCGCACGACCTGCCCGCGCACTCGCCGGATCTGGTCGCTGAGCGGATTTCGGGTTTCATCCGATAG
- a CDS encoding TetR family transcriptional regulator C-terminal domain-containing protein: MRKRSRAAAGAPPPPREFVTATLLAVLPTDPEGVRISRTWAAFYSLVLAEPDLIRHGARYPDFIERLLAEQLRLAARPEPELTAAGLLALANGLTSSILGGQRDAAAAEAVLRHQLDLIFG; the protein is encoded by the coding sequence GTGAGGAAGCGCTCCCGGGCGGCGGCCGGCGCTCCCCCGCCGCCGCGTGAGTTCGTGACGGCGACGCTGCTGGCCGTGCTGCCCACCGACCCGGAGGGCGTGCGGATCTCCCGGACCTGGGCGGCGTTCTACAGCCTGGTCCTCGCCGAGCCGGACCTGATCCGGCACGGCGCCCGGTACCCGGACTTCATCGAGCGCCTGCTCGCCGAGCAACTACGGCTGGCCGCCCGCCCGGAGCCGGAGCTGACCGCCGCCGGCCTGCTCGCCCTCGCCAACGGCCTGACCTCGAGCATCCTGGGCGGGCAGCGCGACGCCGCGGCCGCCGAGGCGGTGCTGCGGCACCAGCTGGACCTGATCTTCGGCTGA
- a CDS encoding VOC family protein, producing the protein MTSIVRNVAFDCADPYVLAVFWSEVLGHPVDPDCAPGDDEVVIVVPDGANFYFQRVPEPKRVKNRVHVCLQSPDLGRDAEIERLIAAGATLSDDHRSPGGTGWAVLLDPAGNEFCLTDVPGG; encoded by the coding sequence GTGACCTCTATCGTCCGTAACGTCGCGTTCGACTGTGCCGATCCGTACGTCCTGGCGGTCTTCTGGAGCGAGGTGCTCGGCCACCCGGTCGACCCGGACTGTGCCCCCGGTGACGACGAGGTCGTCATCGTGGTGCCGGACGGCGCGAACTTCTACTTCCAGCGGGTCCCGGAGCCGAAGCGGGTCAAGAACCGGGTGCACGTCTGCCTGCAGTCGCCGGACCTGGGCCGGGACGCCGAGATCGAGCGCCTGATCGCGGCCGGGGCCACCCTGTCCGACGACCACCGCAGCCCGGGCGGCACCGGCTGGGCGGTCCTGCTGGACCCGGCCGGCAACGAGTTCTGCCTGACCGACGTCCCGGGCGGCTGA
- a CDS encoding FIST signal transduction protein: MSHVSSERWFGTGHSTLSDPAAAGAEAATAALAGREPAIVFVFCSIGYQVPELFDALRGQIGADTVIVGCSTSGQLADGRVSRSGVAVTAWGGPGFAVRTHVARSVTGRLREAGAEAASCLAAVDSGHRALLMIADGVTGSQHEVVRGAFSVAGAAVPLVGGAAGDELTYVRTYQFHGGRDGVEILSDAVLGIAIGSDRPLGVGIAHGWRKDGDALVVTSSREGRVLELDGEPALDVFLRRMGVDESALDDAAAFRELAFHHPLGLSRRSGEDIRVIHDGDRADRALICLADVPQGALAWLMTSTHDSLLDCAGDAAAQAVDALGGEPALGVLVFDCAGRWIKLGEDGVQQENAEFGKRLDGVPYGGFYSTGEIGRTRGAMGMHHFTLVTFALA, encoded by the coding sequence ATGAGTCACGTCAGCAGCGAGCGCTGGTTCGGCACCGGACACAGCACCCTGAGCGACCCGGCCGCCGCCGGCGCCGAAGCGGCCACCGCCGCTCTCGCGGGGCGGGAGCCGGCGATCGTGTTCGTGTTCTGCTCGATCGGCTACCAGGTGCCGGAGCTGTTCGACGCGCTGCGCGGGCAGATCGGGGCGGACACCGTGATCGTCGGGTGCAGCACCTCCGGGCAGCTCGCGGACGGACGGGTGAGCCGGTCCGGGGTGGCGGTCACCGCCTGGGGTGGGCCGGGCTTCGCCGTACGCACGCATGTGGCCCGAAGCGTGACCGGCCGCCTCCGTGAGGCGGGCGCGGAGGCCGCGTCCTGCCTGGCCGCCGTCGACTCCGGGCACCGGGCGCTGCTGATGATCGCGGACGGCGTCACCGGGAGCCAGCACGAGGTGGTGCGGGGCGCGTTCTCGGTGGCGGGCGCCGCGGTCCCGCTGGTCGGCGGCGCGGCCGGGGACGAGCTCACCTACGTCCGGACCTACCAGTTCCACGGCGGCCGGGACGGCGTGGAGATCCTGTCGGACGCCGTGCTCGGCATCGCGATCGGCTCGGACCGGCCGCTCGGCGTCGGCATCGCGCACGGCTGGCGCAAGGACGGCGACGCCCTGGTCGTCACGAGCAGCCGCGAGGGCCGGGTGCTGGAGCTGGACGGCGAGCCGGCCCTGGACGTGTTCCTGCGCCGGATGGGCGTCGACGAGTCCGCGCTCGACGACGCCGCCGCCTTCCGGGAGCTGGCCTTCCACCACCCGCTCGGGCTGTCCCGGCGCAGCGGCGAGGACATCCGGGTGATCCACGACGGGGACCGGGCCGACCGGGCGCTGATCTGCCTGGCCGACGTGCCGCAGGGCGCGCTCGCCTGGCTGATGACCAGCACCCACGACTCGCTGCTGGACTGCGCCGGCGACGCGGCCGCCCAGGCGGTGGACGCGCTCGGCGGGGAGCCGGCGCTGGGCGTGCTGGTGTTCGACTGCGCCGGCCGGTGGATCAAGCTCGGCGAGGACGGCGTGCAGCAGGAGAACGCCGAGTTCGGCAAACGGCTCGACGGCGTCCCGTACGGCGGTTTCTACAGCACCGGCGAGATCGGCCGGACCCGTGGCGCGATGGGCATGCACCACTTCACCCTCGTCACGTTCGCCCTGGCCTGA
- a CDS encoding bifunctional diguanylate cyclase/phosphodiesterase yields MNHWSTHQLTEFFAAVCAPQQEGSAIMVAVERATEVLETEIGAVLRDGRVEVAWGVGREVLEAALNGDERPAVLTIPGLGELHVTTARFGGNPGGALLVARETDPLEPEERQLLQAMAQTIGLALTNISLLTAERALREEREREAAERLALLDSLREARHDSLTGLPTRVLFLEMLADRLAGNTPTSVLFIDLDRFKAVNDSLGHRAGDELLGLVAGRIRGCLRPTDTAARIGGDEFAVLLSDCEAEHAVPVAQRLIDAIKVPFAVAGQEVFIGASIGIAAGPGGAPGEILGNADVAMYRAKTAGSGRVVLFEPQMHAEALARLTLNGDLQRALTLGEFRLQYQPLIDLGTGRTVGVEALVRWQNPDRGYVSPADFVPMAEETGLIGDLGRWVLNTAGRQAAVWRRTRPDLGLNINVSGRQLTDPAFAADVERMLGDTRMPPEAVTLELTESVLMTDPKIAIASLRDLQDLGVDVSIDDFGTGYSSLSYLQRLPVDELKIDRAFISRENPTTADLAVIRTIVELARTLRLRTVVEGIETEAQRNAMRLLGCDLGQGYHLCRPVHPEDLLASLGTGESVQRAA; encoded by the coding sequence ATGAATCACTGGTCCACCCATCAGCTCACCGAGTTCTTCGCCGCGGTCTGCGCGCCGCAGCAGGAGGGCTCCGCGATCATGGTCGCGGTCGAGCGGGCCACCGAGGTGCTGGAGACCGAGATCGGCGCGGTGCTGCGCGACGGGCGGGTCGAGGTCGCCTGGGGCGTCGGCCGCGAGGTGCTGGAGGCCGCGCTGAACGGCGACGAGCGCCCGGCCGTGCTGACCATTCCGGGGCTCGGCGAGCTGCACGTGACCACCGCCCGGTTCGGCGGCAACCCCGGCGGGGCGCTGCTGGTCGCCCGGGAGACCGACCCGCTCGAACCGGAGGAGCGGCAGCTCCTGCAGGCCATGGCGCAGACCATCGGGCTGGCCCTGACCAACATCAGCCTGCTGACCGCCGAGCGCGCGCTGCGCGAGGAGCGGGAGCGGGAGGCCGCCGAGCGCCTCGCCCTGCTCGACTCGCTGCGCGAGGCCCGGCACGACTCGCTGACCGGCCTGCCGACCCGGGTGCTGTTCCTGGAGATGCTTGCCGACCGGCTGGCCGGCAACACCCCGACCAGCGTGCTCTTCATCGACCTGGACCGGTTCAAGGCGGTCAACGACAGTCTCGGGCACCGGGCCGGCGACGAGCTGCTCGGCCTGGTCGCCGGGCGGATCCGCGGCTGCCTGCGCCCGACCGACACCGCGGCCCGGATCGGCGGGGACGAGTTCGCGGTGCTGCTCAGCGACTGCGAGGCGGAGCACGCGGTCCCGGTCGCGCAGCGCCTGATCGACGCGATCAAGGTGCCGTTCGCGGTGGCCGGGCAGGAGGTGTTCATCGGCGCGAGCATCGGCATCGCGGCCGGCCCGGGCGGCGCCCCGGGCGAGATCCTCGGCAACGCCGACGTGGCGATGTACCGGGCCAAGACCGCGGGCTCCGGCCGGGTGGTGCTGTTCGAGCCGCAGATGCACGCCGAGGCGCTGGCCCGGCTGACCCTCAACGGCGACCTGCAGCGGGCGCTGACCCTGGGCGAGTTCCGGCTGCAGTACCAGCCGCTGATCGACCTGGGCACCGGCCGGACGGTCGGCGTCGAGGCCCTGGTGCGCTGGCAGAACCCGGACCGCGGCTACGTCTCCCCGGCCGACTTCGTGCCGATGGCCGAGGAGACCGGGCTGATCGGCGACCTGGGCCGCTGGGTGCTGAACACCGCCGGGCGGCAGGCCGCGGTGTGGCGCCGGACCCGGCCGGACCTGGGCCTCAACATCAACGTGTCGGGGCGCCAGCTGACCGACCCGGCGTTCGCGGCGGACGTCGAACGGATGCTCGGCGACACCCGGATGCCCCCGGAGGCGGTCACCCTGGAGCTGACCGAGTCGGTGCTGATGACCGACCCGAAGATCGCCATCGCCTCGCTGCGCGACCTGCAGGACCTGGGCGTGGACGTGTCCATCGACGACTTCGGGACCGGCTACTCGTCACTGTCCTACCTGCAGCGGCTGCCGGTGGACGAGTTGAAGATCGACCGGGCGTTCATCAGCCGGGAGAACCCGACCACGGCCGACCTCGCGGTGATCCGGACGATCGTCGAGCTGGCCCGGACGCTGCGGCTGCGGACCGTGGTCGAGGGCATCGAGACGGAGGCGCAACGCAACGCGATGCGACTGCTCGGCTGCGATCTGGGCCAGGGCTATCACCTGTGCCGGCCGGTGCATCCGGAAGATCTGCTGGCCAGCCTGGGCACGGGTGAGTCGGTGCAACGGGCAGCGTGA
- a CDS encoding discoidin domain-containing protein: MAESDDERRSRSRAENLRLTRMPSLPPRPGPAAPLTSAPPPPPPPPPPAVPAPRRRGRSGLLAGLLVLVAAAGAGVAYRWQSDAAASPAPSAPTTFPAVSGPAEEPSGPAGGPVAAAGSPAPLPPTAPPAPIKSAQPAGKPNPAGANLALRGVCTASGSESDPWLPKYACDGDPDTRWSSAFTSTQWIRADLRAPWRLTSVTLVWERSYGASYRVETSLDGKKWTKIYSTTTGRGGTEEIPAKGAVARYVRMVGLKRVSEYGYSLLEFEIR, from the coding sequence GTGGCCGAATCCGACGATGAACGGCGCTCGCGGTCGCGGGCCGAGAATCTGCGGCTGACCCGGATGCCGTCCCTGCCACCACGGCCGGGGCCGGCCGCGCCGTTGACCTCGGCGCCGCCGCCCCCGCCCCCGCCTCCGCCCCCTGCCGTGCCGGCGCCGCGCCGCCGGGGCCGGAGCGGTCTGCTGGCCGGGCTGCTCGTGCTCGTCGCCGCGGCGGGCGCCGGGGTCGCGTACCGATGGCAATCGGACGCCGCCGCGAGCCCGGCGCCGTCCGCGCCGACCACCTTCCCGGCGGTCTCGGGCCCGGCCGAGGAGCCGTCCGGACCGGCCGGCGGCCCGGTGGCGGCGGCCGGATCCCCGGCGCCGCTGCCCCCGACCGCCCCACCGGCCCCGATCAAGAGCGCGCAGCCGGCCGGCAAGCCGAACCCGGCCGGGGCCAACCTCGCCCTGCGTGGCGTCTGCACCGCCTCGGGCAGCGAGTCCGACCCGTGGCTGCCGAAGTACGCCTGCGACGGCGACCCGGACACCCGCTGGTCGAGCGCCTTCACGAGCACCCAGTGGATCCGCGCCGACCTGCGGGCGCCGTGGCGGCTCACCAGCGTGACCCTGGTCTGGGAGCGGTCCTACGGCGCGAGCTACCGGGTCGAGACGTCCCTGGACGGCAAGAAGTGGACGAAGATCTACTCGACGACGACCGGCCGGGGCGGCACCGAGGAGATCCCGGCGAAGGGCGCGGTCGCCCGCTACGTCCGGATGGTCGGCCTGAAACGGGTCAGCGAATACGGTTACTCCCTGCTGGAATTCGAAATTCGCTAA
- a CDS encoding LuxR C-terminal-related transcriptional regulator, with protein sequence MTTTDVSAREGEVLALVGQHLSNAEIAARLFISVRTVESHVSALLRKLDVADRRALAAVRGPAARPALPAPLTSFVGRAAESARLRALLAENRQVTAVGPGGVGKTRLALAVAAEIAGEHADGVWFVDLVPVTGPGPCVVAAAVAAAMGLGEQLGRAMDESVVDALADREVLLLLDNCEQVRDGVAPFLEKLLRTCPKVTVLATSRARLVVPFERVFPVPPLSLDGEGDSDAVALFLDRAAAASWPPNHALRDPIAAFCRRLDGMALAIEIAAARWPALGLDGLTAGLDDPLRMLEGGSRSDERHRSVRAALDWSHALLSADDQALLRRLAVFVAPFTLPAAAEVAGATADGLARLAEQSLLTVTPGPEVTEFRLLTTIRQYGGERLTLAGELDDARARHLRWCQAQAGALAGTGPDWRIRFDAIADDLRAAQDWASDFELARQLAELTFARQLTAESQIRFEQAAGLATDPAVAAEMFRQAAAVAGCRIRGDDMYRYLRAAAAVTPSRADAARDLAVAATSAYRFWGKFERLPDRAETLGLVASARELAGDSPVARAAVALAEAGVLSDAFGAAQGPVENAVPETIARAQRAVDLAHDLGDPLAESAALDALIGAHSWAGDTFATAATARRRVRLLAPLPETPAVAHERLDALGMAAETALGAGDLPGARRAGRQLAGHPMLTEVGHRATCWLLVTEVLAGNLDEALAVSERFREAWQRAGRPPSPALAPAAAAVALVHGLRSSPAEQAEWQAVVERMGITPEYTYGFGAVFDTILLLDQGRATEAAERTALAPDEIWKWVTWIWLHWYVALRAEAAVLAGSPDAAARIAVARDVVEGNPVAAALVERADALLAGDHDRVLATAAAFEAAGCPYQAARSRTLRPVA encoded by the coding sequence ATGACGACCACGGATGTCTCGGCCCGGGAGGGCGAGGTGCTCGCCCTGGTGGGGCAGCATCTCAGCAACGCCGAGATCGCCGCGCGGCTGTTCATCTCGGTGCGCACCGTGGAGAGTCACGTCTCCGCGCTGCTGCGGAAACTCGACGTCGCCGACCGGCGCGCGCTCGCCGCGGTCAGGGGTCCCGCGGCCCGGCCGGCGTTGCCGGCGCCACTCACGTCGTTCGTCGGCCGGGCCGCCGAGAGCGCGCGGCTCCGCGCACTTCTCGCCGAGAACCGGCAGGTCACCGCGGTCGGGCCGGGCGGCGTCGGGAAGACCCGGCTGGCCCTGGCGGTCGCCGCGGAGATCGCCGGCGAGCACGCCGACGGCGTCTGGTTCGTCGACCTGGTCCCGGTGACCGGGCCCGGCCCGTGCGTGGTCGCGGCCGCGGTCGCCGCGGCGATGGGCCTCGGCGAGCAGCTGGGCCGGGCGATGGACGAGTCGGTGGTCGACGCCCTCGCCGACCGCGAGGTGCTCCTGCTGCTGGACAACTGCGAGCAGGTCCGCGACGGCGTCGCCCCGTTCCTGGAGAAACTGCTCCGCACGTGTCCGAAAGTGACCGTGCTGGCCACCAGCCGGGCGCGGCTCGTGGTCCCGTTCGAGCGGGTCTTCCCGGTGCCGCCGCTCTCCCTCGACGGTGAGGGCGACTCGGACGCGGTCGCGTTGTTCCTGGACCGGGCCGCCGCCGCGAGCTGGCCGCCCAACCACGCGCTGCGCGACCCGATCGCCGCGTTCTGCCGGCGGCTCGACGGGATGGCGCTGGCCATCGAGATCGCCGCGGCGCGCTGGCCGGCGCTCGGCCTGGACGGGCTGACCGCCGGCCTCGACGACCCGCTGCGGATGCTGGAAGGCGGCTCCCGCAGCGACGAACGGCACCGGTCGGTCCGTGCCGCCCTCGACTGGAGCCACGCGTTGCTGTCCGCGGATGATCAGGCGCTGCTGCGGCGGCTCGCGGTCTTCGTCGCGCCGTTCACGCTGCCGGCCGCGGCCGAGGTCGCCGGCGCGACCGCCGACGGCCTGGCCCGCCTCGCCGAACAGAGCCTGCTGACCGTCACGCCCGGGCCCGAGGTGACCGAGTTCCGATTATTGACGACCATTCGGCAGTACGGCGGTGAGCGGCTCACCCTGGCCGGCGAACTCGACGACGCCCGGGCCCGGCATCTGCGCTGGTGCCAGGCCCAGGCCGGCGCGCTCGCGGGGACCGGGCCGGACTGGCGGATCCGCTTCGACGCGATCGCCGACGACCTGCGGGCGGCGCAGGACTGGGCGTCCGACTTCGAGCTCGCCCGGCAGCTCGCCGAGCTGACCTTCGCGCGGCAGCTCACCGCCGAGTCGCAGATCCGGTTCGAGCAGGCCGCCGGGCTGGCCACCGACCCGGCCGTGGCCGCCGAGATGTTCCGGCAGGCGGCCGCGGTCGCCGGGTGCCGGATCCGGGGCGACGACATGTACCGGTACCTGCGGGCGGCCGCCGCGGTGACGCCGTCGCGCGCCGACGCGGCCCGGGACCTGGCGGTCGCGGCGACCAGCGCGTACCGGTTCTGGGGCAAGTTCGAGCGGTTGCCGGACCGGGCGGAGACGCTCGGCCTGGTCGCCTCGGCGCGGGAGCTGGCCGGGGACTCGCCGGTCGCCCGGGCGGCGGTGGCGCTGGCCGAGGCCGGGGTGCTGTCGGACGCGTTCGGGGCCGCTCAGGGGCCGGTGGAGAACGCCGTACCGGAAACGATCGCCCGCGCTCAGCGGGCTGTTGACCTTGCCCATGACCTCGGTGACCCGCTCGCGGAGTCGGCCGCGCTGGACGCGCTGATCGGGGCGCACAGCTGGGCGGGGGACACGTTCGCGACGGCGGCGACCGCGCGGCGGCGGGTCCGGCTGCTCGCGCCGCTGCCGGAGACCCCGGCGGTGGCGCACGAGCGGCTGGACGCGCTCGGGATGGCGGCCGAGACGGCGCTCGGGGCCGGGGATCTGCCGGGCGCCCGGCGGGCCGGACGGCAGCTGGCCGGGCATCCGATGCTGACCGAGGTCGGTCATCGGGCCACCTGCTGGCTGCTGGTCACCGAGGTGCTGGCCGGGAACCTGGACGAGGCCCTGGCCGTGAGCGAGCGGTTCCGGGAGGCGTGGCAGCGGGCCGGACGACCGCCGTCGCCGGCGCTCGCACCGGCGGCGGCCGCGGTCGCGCTGGTCCACGGCCTGCGGTCGTCCCCGGCCGAGCAGGCGGAGTGGCAGGCCGTGGTGGAGCGGATGGGGATCACCCCGGAGTACACGTACGGGTTCGGGGCGGTCTTCGACACGATCCTGCTGCTGGACCAGGGGCGGGCTACCGAGGCCGCGGAACGGACCGCCCTGGCGCCGGACGAGATCTGGAAGTGGGTCACCTGGATCTGGCTGCACTGGTACGTGGCGCTGCGGGCGGAGGCGGCGGTCCTGGCCGGATCGCCGGACGCGGCGGCCCGGATCGCCGTGGCGCGCGACGTGGTCGAGGGCAACCCGGTCGCGGCGGCCCTGGTCGAGCGGGCCGACGCGCTGCTCGCGGGCGACCACGACCGGGTGCTGGCGACCGCGGCCGCCTTCGAGGCGGCCGGTTGTCCCTATCAGGCGGCCCGCTCGAGGACCCTGCGGCCGGTGGCGTAG